Part of the Cryptosporangium arvum DSM 44712 genome, CGGGCCAGGCTCGGTGCTTTCGCCATCGCGCCGATCGCGCCGGCCTTCTGGCCCAGCAGGCCGACCCACACGCTGGAGGCCGGCGTCCAGACGTCGGGCCGGACGCCGTAGTCGGCGGTGGGCCAGCCCTTCGCGAGAGCCTCGACTGCCTCCCCCGACTTGGCGATCACGATCTGCACGCGGACGCAGGTGCCGTCGACGTCGTCGGGGTCGGCGTTGTAGCGCTCGGCGAGAGCGGTGACGACGCCGGCCTTCTCCGGGGAGGAGGCGACGACGAGCGGCAACTCGCCGCTGCACCCGGCGACGGCGTGGAACAGGCTACGGCCGGCGAAGGCACCGCCCGTGAGCAGGACGAGGACCACTCCGGCGGCGACCGGGAGTACCCAGCGGCGTCGCTTGCGGGGTTCCTCGTGGGGAGCGACCGGGACCGGTGGGTTCACGGGCGGGACGCCGCCGCCGGTGGCTCGGCGGGTGCCGCTGTAGGGGCCCGGGATCGGGACGGGGCTACCGGGCGCCGACGGCACGCGCGCGGTCGGCCCGGTCCGCTGGCCCGAGGTGGGCGGAGCCGGCGGCGGCCCGGCCACTCGCCAACCCGACGGCGGCCCGGAGACGGGAGGCCCGGAGACGGGAGGCCCGGAGACGGGAGGGCCGGAGACCGGAGGGCCGGAGCTCGGTGGGCCGGAGACCGGTGGGCTGCTGATGGGCATCCAGGCGGCCGGGGCATCGGTGGTGGGGTCGAAAGACGGGGGGCCGGAGACGGGGGTGATGGTGGTGGGCGGAGCCGAGCCAGTGGTCGTCGTGGTGGCGACCGCGTCGGAGAGGACACGGGCCAGCTCGGCCGCGGTGGGGCGGTGCGGCGGATCCGGGTCGAGGCACCGGTCGACCGTGGCCGACAGCGCGTGCGGCAGCGACGGCAGGTCGTAGGCGAGCGAGCGGTACCGCCCGGACTGGATCGCGGTGATCAGCGCGCCGAGCGTCTCCTGCTCGAACGGACGGTGCCCGGCCAGGCTCTCGTAGAGCATGACGCCGAACGACCACACGTCCGCGGCGGGACCGGCCGCCTGCCCCTCCAGGCACTCCGGCGCGGTGTACGCGAGCGTGCCGACGATGTCCCCGGGCCGCGTCAGGCCGGTGGACTCCGTCGACTTGGCGATGCCGAAGTCGGCGAGCTTCGCCTCCCCGTCGGCGTTGAGCAGCACGTTCGCCGGCTTGATGTCGCGGTGTGTGACGCCGACGGCGTGCGCGGCCGCGAGTGCCCTGGCGACTCCGGCCAGCGCACCGGCCACCTTCTCCGGCCGGGGGAGCGGCCCGCTGAGCGCGTCTTTCCAGCTCCCACCGGTGAGCAGCTCCATCACCAGGAACGGGGTGCCGGGCGCGGCGTCGATCGAGTCGTGCTCACTGATCCGGCCGACGTCGTAGACCGCGACGATGTTCGCGTGGTTGAGCCGGGCGGTGGTGCGGGCTTCGCGCTGGAAACGCTCCGGGGTCGTGAGCGTGTCGCCGGCGTCGATCAGAACTTTGACCGCGACCGGCCGATCGAGGTGGATGTCGTGGGCCGCCCATACCGCACC contains:
- a CDS encoding protein kinase domain-containing protein, encoding MTSRDAGPRLGDRYVLREVLGRGATGAVWAAHDIHLDRPVAVKVLIDAGDTLTTPERFQREARTTARLNHANIVAVYDVGRISEHDSIDAAPGTPFLVMELLTGGSWKDALSGPLPRPEKVAGALAGVARALAAAHAVGVTHRDIKPANVLLNADGEAKLADFGIAKSTESTGLTRPGDIVGTLAYTAPECLEGQAAGPAADVWSFGVMLYESLAGHRPFEQETLGALITAIQSGRYRSLAYDLPSLPHALSATVDRCLDPDPPHRPTAAELARVLSDAVATTTTTGSAPPTTITPVSGPPSFDPTTDAPAAWMPISSPPVSGPPSSGPPVSGPPVSGPPVSGPPVSGPPSGWRVAGPPPAPPTSGQRTGPTARVPSAPGSPVPIPGPYSGTRRATGGGVPPVNPPVPVAPHEEPRKRRRWVLPVAAGVVLVLLTGGAFAGRSLFHAVAGCSGELPLVVASSPEKAGVVTALAERYNADPDDVDGTCVRVQIVIAKSGEAVEALAKGWPTADYGVRPDVWTPASSVWVGLLGQKAGAIGAMAKAPSLARSPLVIAAPEATAKAMGWPAKSPSWQEIARYAGNDAEWKRVSKSETPFLFARTNPLVSTSGLHATLAAYLAAPGRTGDVEEDLQRSSVRLFLRTLERSTDRYGDTTLTFLETLRQQAEQSGTSSVSALAVEEQTVWAYNQGEPMSAGSSHLPAPAEKLVAMQPSDGTLVSDHPYVTVDSVIDAPWVTPAKRAAADDFQKFLLEDEQQAAFRAAGFRDSNDKLDPDVVAKSGGFIAERPATTFPSPQPAAVAALLNAWRDLNRPANVLIVLDTSGSMKEKVAGTKSTRLQLATQAAEASLDYFGTNDRVGLWEFSTKLDGPVDHRQLVPISSKNEGALKRALQSLTPKNDTGLYDTARDAVQLVRAQSDADGINAVVLLTDGDNQDPGSISPQALLAGLKAEPTVRVYPVAFGDELTRDGKNVLNQVAKTTGGRYYESNDPRRIESVLGDVMSNF